From the Candidatus Methylomirabilota bacterium genome, the window TCGAGCCGGCCTGGGGCCCCGGGGGAGCGCGGGCCACGTGATGGATGCGACGAGCCGGCCGCGGCTGGCCAGCAAGGCGCGGCTGCGCTACGACCGCAAGTCGTCGCGCTACATGCTGCTGTATCCGGAGCGCGGCCTGGTGCTGAATGAGACCGCGGCGGACGTGCTCCAGCGGTGCGACGGCGAGCGCACGGTGGGCTCGATCGTGGAGGAGCTGGCGCAGAAGTACGGGCACGAGCCGCCGGCGGTGGAGCGCGAGGTCATGACCTTTCTCGAGACGATGGCCGATCGCGGCCTGGTACAGTCGGCGACATGAGCGCGGCCTCATGAGCGAGACGTACCGCCCGTACACGCTGGTGGCCGAGCTGACCTACAAGTGTCCGCTGCGCTGCGTGTACTGCTCGAACCCCCTCGACTACGGCCGGCACGACCGCGAGCTCGACACCGAGACGTGGCGGCGCGTCTTCCGGGAAGCCGAGGACCTGGGGG encodes:
- the pqqD gene encoding pyrroloquinoline quinone biosynthesis peptide chaperone PqqD, encoding MDATSRPRLASKARLRYDRKSSRYMLLYPERGLVLNETAADVLQRCDGERTVGSIVEELAQKYGHEPPAVEREVMTFLETMADRGLVQSAT